One Cucumis melo cultivar AY chromosome 8, USDA_Cmelo_AY_1.0, whole genome shotgun sequence genomic window, CATTTTTATTTCAAAGTTGCAACCAAAGTCCCTTTccaattataattaattttgcTGAGTCAAAGAATTCtgatattttgtttggttttctTGGGAATTGAATGAAGATTAGGTTTGAGGTGAAGTATATGAACTTCTTGAAACccacttttctttttatatctAAAAGTCAATTTCTCAAACTCTTTTCTAATTTCATCGATTAATTTGTCCAACTATGCATATTTTTCTCAgcttcaatccttttccttccaACTTCAATGTACTTTTCAACCATATGAGATGGGAATTGTTGGCCAACGTTACAACTGAATATAgcaaacattttttaaaaattagctTAAATGAATTACTTTTTTGAGaataatcaatttttttaaaaaaaaaatggttttttttttacatatatatataatttgagtCAAAAGgtttatattatctataatttaataacatattgatattagttatattttgttatttttttttttttatgtttctaTTGAAATTTTTAGTAGAATCGTCCCCAGGACATGAAAATATATGGATGAAAATGTAATCAATGCTATGAAACATAAATCTATTTTCAAGTTTAAGAATGAATTTTAAAATCTAGAAATCGAATGAATACATTATTTTACTtaacctttttttatttaaaaaaaaaaatatatatttatttacctgTAGGCTACAACTACAAGAACTATGGAGAAGATAGGACTATAAACAATAGATATTATTTTGTTCATTGGAGAGATTCATATGAATTATGTAATTAAATGTATGATATCtacattaaaaaaagaaagaaggaattTTGGAGAGGAGacaatttcaaatttgtttcaatccataattcaaacaaaaaaaaaattcaaatacatACCTGAGTTTCCAAAttattcaaaatggcaaccacTTGACCAATCACCGGTCTGCTCTTTCTACAATTCCCCACACAAGCCAACGCCACCTTCCCCATTCTCATCAATGGCTTCAAATCAGATGGATATTCAATTCTCGGATCCAAGACTTCACTGAATCTCATCTCTTTTATCAAGGGCAGCGCCCATTTCACCAACCATCCTTCTTCACAACCCCTTCCACTCAAAAGCTCCAACAACACAACCCCATATCCGTACACATCGTTCTCCTTGCAATTCCCCTGTCCGCTCTTTCCTTTCCAGTACTCATCGTCCACATAACCCACCAACCCCCTTTTCTCTCTCGCCGCCAAGTAATTCAGCCCGTAATCGCTGAGTTTCGGGATGAATTCGGCATCGATTAGTATGTTTGATGGCTTCACGCACCCATGGATCACGCTCGGCGCCATCGATTCGTGTAAGTATTGAAGTCCTCTGGCTGCCCCTGCTGCGATTTTCACACGATGTTTCCAATTCAAAAGAAATGCCCCATCTGGGTTTTGATGTAAGTACATGTCTAAATTCACGGCGCCGGCGTACTCCATAACGATGATTCGTTCACCGGGGGCTTCTGAGTAGCCAGTGATGGAGACAAGATTTGGGTGTTGAGCGGAAGAGAGGGATTTGATTACTGAAGAGAACCCAAATCCAGCATTATTATTGCTTAAAACCAACCATGGGTAGATTCTTTTGACGGCGATGAGTTCCCCTGTTTCCGATAAGGCAGCATAGACTGTGCCTAATCGGCCTTCACCAATGACGCGGCGGTGGGTGAAACCTTCGGTGGCGGTGTAGATGTCGATTAGCGTGTGAGGTCGAGCAGAGGGCTTTGCAGGCGGTGGCGGGGACTCGTCGGAGAGTTGACGATGAGAGTGGTTTCTACATAGGAAGAAGAGGAGAACAGAGAGAAGAGCGATGAAAGATGAAGAACAGAGTGCTAAGATGAAGTAATAAGCAAGTTTCTGGTGTTGATtcatttttgtttattgtttgttagaaaaagagaagaattgGGGATTGGGCCATGAAAAAGATGAGAGAATTTTGAGAAGGGAAAACAGAGAGATTGAGGATGTTCAAAGGGTTTGAAAATTGGGTGAGAAAAGTTGAAGTTTTTGTAGTTTAGTTGTGGTTGTTCATAGTTGGCTGCTTCCGCTACTTAATCAAATGCAAAAtgtcaaactttttttttttttttttttttgttctttcctTTTTAAATTTATGGTGTGTGATGTCATAAATTGAAAATAGATGACCCAAGTTTAACTTAACTTCATCCTCTCCAAGGTGATCGAATCCCCTAAATATGAGATTTGATTAAATCGAGTAagtaatatttttgttattgaCAGATGCAATGGGAAGAAATGTGTTGTTGCATGGCACCGACGTGGCCATGGGgtttattatttgattttcttttgtgGGACAATGTGTTTGACTTTGAGTTGATGATACCTCAAAGCATTTAATTATGCTATACTTTTTATAAAAAGTGCATgtgttttggttttggtttaaTAACAAACTTTTAGtactcaattttaattattcCACTTATTAATTTGTCTAACCACATTTCTAAAATTTAACTACACCTAATTCAATAATCATTCATATTGGTTCAGCTAGTTTGAGTCCtttaataattatttctttattttctttacaaAAATAGTTCACATACTTTAGAgtttttatatttgtatttatttttcctATTTAACTTTCGAAAAGTTTCTAATAATTTTCTTTggtaaaaattttaattttgtgttccataaatttcaaattttattttatatttgataaaaCTTTAAAGTCCTAATTTTGTGTTTAGTGAATTAATAAATTTTACCGAGCCCTAAGTTTAAGAATTAAATAATGtaatttaagtttaaattttatattttattaattagataaagattttatatattattgatacaatatgaaatttgttatatttatgaatatttttaataatttttttatttaaaatattttttctttaatgaatttaatttaatgttttaattAGAATATCTCAACCGGACTAATCTATAGACTAATTTAGAAACTCAAATTTTCTTActtaaaaatattaaagaatgaCTAGAGTTATAAAAAACGTACGAAACTAAATATTATATAAGATCGATTAGAAGTTCGATTTAGCACGtattctaaaattaaaaaaaatgttgatttaaGGTTTGAATGaaagaataataga contains:
- the LOC103484492 gene encoding probable serine/threonine-protein kinase PBL7 — encoded protein: MNQHQKLAYYFILALCSSSFIALLSVLLFFLCRNHSHRQLSDESPPPPAKPSARPHTLIDIYTATEGFTHRRVIGEGRLGTVYAALSETGELIAVKRIYPWLVLSNNNAGFGFSSVIKSLSSAQHPNLVSITGYSEAPGERIIVMEYAGAVNLDMYLHQNPDGAFLLNWKHRVKIAAGAARGLQYLHESMAPSVIHGCVKPSNILIDAEFIPKLSDYGLNYLAAREKRGLVGYVDDEYWKGKSGQGNCKENDVYGYGVVLLELLSGRGCEEGWLVKWALPLIKEMRFSEVLDPRIEYPSDLKPLMRMGKVALACVGNCRKSRPVIGQVVAILNNLETQL